One window from the genome of Aeromonas sp. FDAARGOS 1405 encodes:
- the rlmD gene encoding 23S rRNA (uracil(1939)-C(5))-methyltransferase RlmD, with the protein MAQFFKPQKKSPQLQRIEFTIDTLDHHCVGIGRHQGKAIFVEGALPGETVKARITEEKKQYGHAALQQVVTPAANRIAPFCSHYRECGGCSAQHMSVADQQAAKAAGLVSLFERLGNIKAPALEPVLTGEDRAYRRVCRLAIKFDKNGRCTRVGFRRRNSNDLVEIDSCPVLAEPLSALIAPLRECLNRLKSQRELGHAELIQAEQGIMMLLRHTGRPNEADRALLVEFAKAQGIDLYLQAADDRIEALQQHFSPSYSLDGLSLAFAPGDFIQVNGPINQSMVEQALTWLGASKDDKVLDLFCGIGNFTLPLARQAREVVGVEGELAMVQRAEENARRNGITNARFYKADLSDDIVGMSWAREGFDLVLLDPARPGALEVMGHVVKLSPKRVVYVSCNPVTLARDSQVLVKGGYRLVRLGMLDMFPHTGHLESMALFERE; encoded by the coding sequence ATGGCCCAGTTTTTCAAGCCCCAAAAGAAGTCCCCCCAGCTCCAACGCATTGAATTTACGATAGACACCCTCGATCACCACTGCGTCGGTATCGGTCGCCATCAGGGCAAGGCGATCTTCGTCGAAGGGGCGCTGCCCGGCGAGACCGTCAAGGCACGCATCACCGAAGAGAAAAAACAGTATGGTCACGCCGCCTTGCAACAGGTGGTGACCCCGGCGGCCAATCGTATCGCCCCCTTTTGCAGCCACTATCGCGAGTGCGGCGGTTGCAGTGCCCAGCACATGTCGGTTGCCGATCAGCAAGCCGCCAAGGCGGCCGGACTGGTCAGCCTGTTCGAGCGGTTGGGCAACATCAAGGCGCCGGCGCTGGAGCCGGTACTGACCGGTGAAGATCGTGCCTACCGCCGGGTCTGTCGTCTGGCCATCAAATTTGACAAGAACGGTCGCTGCACCCGGGTCGGTTTCCGCCGCCGCAACAGCAACGATCTGGTGGAGATCGACAGTTGCCCTGTGCTGGCCGAACCGCTCTCTGCGCTGATTGCCCCGCTGCGTGAATGCCTCAATCGCCTCAAGAGCCAGCGCGAGCTGGGCCATGCGGAGCTAATCCAGGCCGAGCAGGGGATCATGATGCTGCTGCGTCACACCGGCCGCCCCAATGAGGCGGATCGTGCCCTGCTGGTGGAGTTTGCAAAAGCGCAGGGGATCGACCTCTATCTGCAGGCGGCCGATGATCGCATCGAAGCGCTGCAGCAACATTTTTCCCCATCCTACTCGCTGGATGGCCTGTCTCTTGCATTTGCTCCCGGTGATTTCATTCAGGTCAACGGCCCCATCAACCAGAGCATGGTTGAGCAGGCGCTGACATGGCTCGGGGCGAGCAAGGATGACAAGGTGCTCGATCTCTTCTGCGGTATCGGCAACTTCACCCTGCCGCTGGCCCGTCAGGCTCGCGAAGTGGTGGGTGTGGAAGGTGAACTGGCCATGGTGCAGCGGGCCGAAGAGAACGCCCGTCGCAACGGCATCACCAATGCCCGTTTCTACAAAGCCGACCTGAGCGATGACATCGTCGGCATGTCCTGGGCGCGGGAAGGGTTTGATCTGGTACTGCTGGATCCGGCTCGCCCCGGCGCGCTGGAAGTGATGGGACACGTCGTGAAACTTTCACCCAAGCGGGTGGTCTACGTCTCCTGTAACCCGGTCACCCTGGCGCGGGACAGCCAGGTGCTGGTGAAAGGGGGTTACCGTCTGGTGCGCCTCGGCATGCTCGACATGTTCCCTCACACCGGTCATCTGGAGTCCATGGCGCTGTTTGAACGGGAGTAA
- the barA gene encoding two-component sensor histidine kinase BarA has translation MTKYGLRARVLAFTILPTLIIGGLMAGYFTFHRYQQLENNLIDQGINIIEPLAIASEYGMTQHSRESLKRLIGLTHRKNSPFIKSIAVFTQDNQLFVTSNYHRDFTRLRLPDGEPIPDLTSVTFQGDDIILRTPIQAETSLDGFPLPSDVEPPMIGYISMQMATDRAMLLQYRDTFFAVIMVLIGVAFSTLFGFRLVKSVTQPITNMVQAVHKIREGRLDTRVSGQLTGELDMLKNGINAMAKALSEYHEEMQQNIDQATSDLRETLEQIEIQNVELDMAKKRAQEAARVKSEFLANMSHELRTPLNGVIGFTRQLLKTSLTPSQTDYMQTIEKSARNLLGIINDILDFSKLEAGKLQLEHIPFSLRDTLNETMHLLGPSAHDKQLELSLRVDADVPDYLTGDPMRLQQVLTNLTGNAIKFTEQGNVDVHIEQTGSGNHKVRLNVQIRDTGIGISQEQQHQLFQAFNQADSSISRRYGGTGLGLVITQKLVQQMGGQIRFESELGKGSIFSFSLDVEVSPLPQTDQLPLDRIRGKRLWLLEPDPFAQASLLALLAEWHLDVHPLTSDDPWPEMSEQEMVIIGSSTLHTPQQVLGRLDRLNGQQQNTIVLLSSHEPALYEAMLAHGAQHCLSKPVNHRKLLHALLSPESSRQKLPAQPAPRQLQPIKVLAVDDNAANLKLIAAMLKDMVSQVVVCKNGKEAVKQAQSQPFDIIFMDIQMPIMDGISATQAIRNQSLNTTTPIVAVTAHAIPGERERLIRQGMDDYLAKPIDESMLAQLITDFAHRRHQNDGAQQIDWALAVRQAAGKEDLAREMLTMLLASFDEVEPVLDSALAGEIEDSEVLAQLHRLNGGCAYSGVPGLQRLLSQLEQQLRDGVPVSELEPELLELQDALELVRQEAPRYLGKA, from the coding sequence ATGACCAAATATGGCCTGAGAGCACGCGTTCTCGCCTTCACCATCCTGCCGACCTTGATCATCGGTGGCCTGATGGCCGGTTACTTCACCTTCCACCGCTACCAGCAGCTGGAAAACAACCTCATTGATCAGGGGATCAACATCATCGAACCGCTGGCGATCGCCAGTGAATACGGGATGACCCAGCACAGTCGCGAATCCCTCAAGCGTCTGATTGGCCTGACCCACCGCAAGAACTCCCCCTTCATCAAATCCATCGCGGTTTTCACCCAGGACAACCAGCTGTTCGTCACCTCGAACTACCACCGGGATTTCACCCGGCTCAGGCTGCCCGATGGCGAGCCCATTCCGGATCTGACCAGCGTGACGTTTCAGGGGGACGACATCATTTTGCGCACCCCGATCCAGGCTGAAACCAGCCTCGATGGCTTCCCGCTGCCCAGCGATGTAGAGCCGCCGATGATCGGCTACATCTCGATGCAGATGGCGACCGACAGGGCCATGTTGCTGCAATACCGCGACACCTTCTTTGCGGTGATCATGGTGCTCATCGGGGTCGCCTTCAGTACCCTGTTTGGCTTCCGGCTGGTCAAGAGCGTGACCCAGCCCATCACCAACATGGTGCAGGCGGTGCACAAGATCAGGGAGGGGCGGCTCGATACCCGGGTCAGCGGCCAGCTCACCGGCGAGCTGGATATGCTGAAAAACGGCATCAATGCCATGGCCAAGGCGCTCTCCGAATATCACGAAGAGATGCAGCAGAATATCGATCAGGCCACCTCTGACCTGCGCGAAACCCTGGAGCAGATCGAGATCCAGAACGTCGAGCTCGACATGGCCAAGAAGCGGGCGCAGGAGGCGGCGCGGGTCAAGTCGGAGTTTCTGGCCAACATGTCCCACGAGCTTCGTACACCGCTCAACGGGGTCATCGGTTTTACCCGCCAGCTGCTGAAAACCAGCCTGACCCCGAGCCAGACCGACTACATGCAGACCATCGAGAAGTCGGCGCGCAACCTGCTTGGCATCATCAACGACATCCTCGACTTCTCTAAGCTGGAAGCGGGCAAGCTGCAGCTGGAACATATCCCGTTCAGCCTGCGCGACACCCTCAACGAGACCATGCACCTGCTCGGCCCCAGCGCCCACGACAAACAACTGGAGCTCTCCCTGCGGGTGGATGCCGATGTACCGGACTACCTCACCGGCGACCCCATGCGTCTGCAACAGGTGCTGACCAACCTCACCGGCAACGCCATCAAGTTCACCGAACAGGGCAACGTAGATGTCCATATCGAGCAGACCGGCAGTGGCAACCACAAGGTGAGGCTCAACGTCCAGATCCGCGATACCGGCATCGGCATCTCCCAGGAGCAGCAACATCAGCTGTTCCAGGCCTTCAATCAGGCCGACTCCTCCATCTCCCGCCGTTATGGCGGCACAGGCCTAGGCCTCGTTATCACCCAGAAGCTGGTGCAGCAGATGGGCGGCCAGATCCGCTTTGAATCGGAGCTCGGCAAGGGCTCCATCTTCTCCTTCAGTCTGGATGTGGAGGTCTCCCCCCTGCCCCAGACCGATCAACTGCCGCTGGATCGGATCCGTGGCAAACGGCTCTGGCTGCTGGAGCCGGATCCCTTCGCGCAAGCCTCCCTGCTCGCCCTGCTGGCGGAGTGGCACCTCGACGTGCACCCACTGACCAGCGATGATCCCTGGCCCGAGATGAGCGAGCAGGAGATGGTGATCATCGGCAGCAGCACCCTGCATACGCCGCAGCAGGTGCTCGGCCGTCTCGACAGACTGAACGGCCAGCAGCAGAACACCATAGTACTGCTCAGCAGCCACGAGCCGGCGCTCTATGAAGCGATGCTGGCCCATGGCGCCCAGCACTGTCTCTCCAAACCGGTCAACCACCGCAAGCTGCTGCACGCCCTGCTCTCGCCGGAATCGAGCCGCCAGAAGCTGCCTGCGCAACCTGCGCCGCGCCAGTTGCAGCCCATCAAGGTGCTGGCGGTGGATGACAACGCCGCCAACCTCAAGCTGATCGCCGCCATGCTCAAGGATATGGTGAGTCAGGTGGTGGTGTGCAAAAACGGCAAGGAGGCGGTCAAACAGGCCCAGAGCCAGCCGTTCGACATCATCTTCATGGATATCCAGATGCCGATCATGGATGGCATCAGCGCCACCCAGGCGATCCGCAACCAATCCCTCAACACCACCACCCCGATCGTGGCGGTGACCGCCCACGCCATCCCCGGCGAACGGGAGCGGCTGATCCGGCAGGGGATGGACGACTATCTGGCCAAGCCCATCGACGAGAGCATGCTGGCCCAGCTCATCACCGACTTTGCCCATCGTCGCCACCAGAATGATGGTGCCCAGCAGATCGACTGGGCACTGGCTGTGCGGCAGGCGGCGGGGAAAGAGGATCTCGCCAGAGAGATGCTGACCATGCTGCTGGCCAGTTTTGACGAGGTCGAGCCGGTGCTGGATAGCGCGCTGGCTGGCGAAATTGAAGATAGCGAGGTGCTGGCCCAGCTCCATCGCCTCAACGGCGGCTGTGCCTATTCCGGGGTACCGGGACTGCAACGGCTGCTCTCCCAGCTGGAGCAACAGCTGCGTGACGGCGTGCCGGTGAGCGAGCTGGAACCCGAGCTGCTGGAGCTGCAAGATGCGCTGGAACTGGTGCGCCAGGAGGCGCCCCGCTATCTCGGCAAGGCTTGA
- a CDS encoding DUF1456 family protein has protein sequence MTNNDILRRLRYALTISNDQMVEMFAKGNLTVTHAQLHSWLMKEAAEGEEQEAGYVACPDSALSQFLDGFIIARRGVREDAPAQVIPNRINNNMILRKLRIGLNFKEEDMLGTLKLADFNLSKSELSALFRSKNHKHYQDCGDQILRNFLIGLTAKYRG, from the coding sequence ATGACCAACAACGATATTCTGCGCCGTCTGCGCTACGCCCTCACCATCAGCAACGACCAGATGGTCGAGATGTTTGCCAAGGGCAACCTGACGGTCACTCACGCCCAGCTGCACAGCTGGTTGATGAAAGAGGCAGCGGAAGGTGAAGAGCAAGAGGCAGGCTATGTCGCCTGTCCCGACTCGGCCCTGAGCCAGTTCCTCGACGGTTTCATCATCGCCCGCCGCGGCGTGCGGGAAGATGCACCGGCCCAGGTGATCCCGAACCGGATCAACAACAATATGATCCTGCGCAAGCTGCGCATCGGTCTCAACTTCAAGGAAGAGGATATGCTCGGCACCCTCAAGCTCGCCGACTTCAACCTCTCCAAGTCCGAGCTCAGTGCCCTGTTCCGCTCCAAGAATCACAAGCACTATCAGGATTGCGGGGATCAGATCCTGCGCAACTTCCTGATCGGCCTCACGGCCAAATACCGCGGCTAA
- a CDS encoding N-acetylmuramoyl-L-alanine amidase, whose translation MCQRLTPPTLSRLVVAGGWRWRCLLPLFFLPLVLLLGGCTPSEYQLSTRYQSANQNERIAFLILHYTDEDDANSLRLLTEPEHKVSAHYLIPRDSHKTPLTVYQLVPDSARAWHAGRSRWHQYAGLNASSLGIEIVNLGYPAEDEPLAPDARRWQPYTPQQIAAVGALSRELVTRYQIPPTQVLGHSDVAPERKQDPGPHFPWRQLYLTYGVGAWPDEGRVAELLASPLPDWDAAMWQQQLARYGYGLPQSGQWDEQSRAVLGAFQLHFRASKVDSKPDRECQAILMALLEKYFP comes from the coding sequence ATGTGCCAGCGACTCACTCCTCCCACGCTCAGCAGACTGGTTGTGGCAGGGGGATGGCGCTGGCGCTGTCTTCTTCCCCTCTTTTTTCTGCCACTGGTTCTGCTGCTGGGTGGTTGTACTCCGTCCGAATATCAGCTCTCGACCCGCTATCAGAGCGCCAATCAGAACGAGCGCATCGCATTTCTTATCCTGCACTACACCGATGAAGATGATGCCAACTCCCTGCGCCTGCTGACCGAGCCGGAGCACAAGGTGAGCGCCCACTACCTGATCCCCCGCGACAGCCACAAAACACCGCTCACCGTCTATCAGCTGGTGCCAGACAGCGCGCGCGCCTGGCATGCGGGACGCAGCCGTTGGCACCAATATGCCGGGCTCAATGCCAGCTCTCTTGGCATCGAGATCGTCAACCTCGGCTATCCAGCAGAAGATGAGCCGCTGGCCCCCGATGCACGGCGCTGGCAACCCTATACCCCGCAGCAGATTGCCGCCGTCGGCGCCCTCAGCCGGGAGCTGGTCACCCGCTACCAGATTCCACCGACCCAGGTGCTGGGCCACAGCGATGTCGCCCCCGAGCGCAAGCAGGATCCCGGCCCCCACTTCCCCTGGCGCCAGCTCTATCTGACGTACGGGGTCGGCGCCTGGCCCGATGAAGGTCGGGTAGCCGAGTTACTGGCCAGCCCCTTGCCCGACTGGGATGCGGCCATGTGGCAGCAGCAGTTGGCCCGCTATGGCTATGGCCTGCCCCAGAGCGGCCAGTGGGATGAGCAGAGCCGCGCCGTCTTGGGCGCCTTTCAGCTCCACTTTCGCGCCAGCAAGGTCGATAGCAAACCGGACCGCGAGTGTCAGGCCATCCTGATGGCGCTGCTGGAAAAATACTTCCCCTAA
- a CDS encoding Dps family protein, with the protein MKSPIGLDTAQSQALAAELNKLLASYQILYMNVRGFHWNIRGNQFFELHLKFEEIYNDLLLKVDALAERILTLDGVPMHSFSDYLKVSAIPEQKGLHDGRACVESLLDSFRELLVAQRRILGQAAEAGDEGTASILSDYVQQQEKLVWMLRAYLA; encoded by the coding sequence ATGAAAAGCCCGATTGGTCTTGATACTGCTCAATCACAAGCCCTGGCAGCCGAGTTGAACAAATTGCTGGCCAGCTACCAGATCCTCTACATGAACGTACGCGGCTTCCACTGGAATATCCGTGGTAACCAGTTCTTCGAACTGCACCTGAAATTTGAAGAGATTTACAACGACCTGCTGCTGAAAGTCGATGCGCTGGCCGAGCGGATCCTGACCCTGGATGGCGTGCCCATGCACAGCTTCAGCGACTACCTGAAAGTCTCTGCCATCCCAGAGCAAAAAGGGCTGCACGATGGCCGCGCCTGTGTCGAATCCCTGCTGGATAGCTTCCGCGAACTGCTGGTCGCCCAGCGCCGTATTCTGGGTCAAGCAGCCGAAGCTGGTGATGAGGGCACTGCCTCCATCCTCTCCGACTATGTGCAGCAGCAGGAAAAACTGGTCTGGATGCTGCGCGCTTATCTGGCCTGA
- the hcp gene encoding hydroxylamine reductase: MFCVQCEQTIRTPAGNGCAYAQGMCGKTAETSDLQDVLIYTLQGLSAWALAAREQGIIDREIDAFVPKAFFATLTNVNFDSNRIVAYVNQALAYRQQLTDRLSTMAVQVNDLPQSAYFEPGAERLEQLAHAAPAAPNRGKSEVNEDIMGLRLLCLYGLKGAAAYMEHARVLDQQSDEVAAEFHRIMSWLSTDPSEMGRLFSCAMEIGQLNFKIMEMLDLGETSAFGHPEPTQVRVTPIPGKCILVSGHDMMDLKLILEQTKGTGIHVYTHGEMLPALAYPFFKQYPHLVGNYGSAWQNQQKEFANFPGAVVMTSNCIIDPNVGNYSDRIFTRSIVGWPGVTHLEGDDFSAVIAKAQALEGFKHVELEHFITIGFARNALMQAAPAVIEKVKAGEISHFFLVGGCDGDKAERAYFTEFAKAAPRDSLLLTLGCGKYKFNKLDFGDIGGIPRLLDVGQCNDAYSAIQLALALSEAFECGVNDLPLTLVLSWFEQKAIVILLTLLSLGVKDIRTGPTAPAFLTPALLKVLEEQFGLKGTTTAEADLAEILAA, from the coding sequence ATGTTTTGTGTGCAATGTGAACAAACAATTCGTACCCCGGCTGGCAACGGCTGTGCCTACGCACAAGGTATGTGCGGCAAGACGGCTGAAACCTCGGATCTGCAGGATGTGCTCATCTATACCCTGCAGGGGCTCAGCGCCTGGGCGCTGGCCGCCCGTGAGCAAGGCATCATAGATCGCGAGATCGATGCCTTCGTGCCAAAGGCCTTCTTCGCCACCCTCACCAACGTCAACTTCGACTCGAATCGCATCGTGGCCTACGTCAATCAGGCCCTCGCCTATCGCCAGCAGCTGACCGATCGTCTGAGCACCATGGCGGTGCAGGTGAACGACTTGCCACAGTCCGCTTACTTCGAACCCGGTGCCGAACGGCTGGAACAACTTGCCCATGCCGCACCAGCCGCCCCCAATCGGGGCAAGAGCGAGGTGAACGAGGACATCATGGGGCTGCGCCTGCTCTGCCTTTACGGCCTCAAGGGCGCCGCCGCCTATATGGAGCACGCCCGGGTGCTGGATCAGCAGAGTGACGAGGTGGCCGCCGAATTCCACCGCATCATGAGCTGGCTCAGCACAGACCCGAGTGAAATGGGTCGGCTGTTCAGCTGCGCCATGGAGATCGGTCAACTCAACTTCAAAATCATGGAGATGCTGGATCTGGGTGAAACCAGCGCCTTCGGTCATCCGGAGCCGACCCAGGTACGCGTAACCCCCATCCCCGGCAAGTGCATTCTGGTCTCCGGCCACGACATGATGGATCTCAAGCTCATTCTGGAGCAGACCAAAGGGACCGGCATCCATGTCTACACCCACGGCGAGATGCTGCCCGCACTGGCCTATCCCTTCTTCAAGCAGTACCCCCATCTGGTGGGTAACTACGGCTCCGCCTGGCAGAACCAGCAGAAGGAGTTTGCCAACTTCCCGGGCGCCGTAGTGATGACCTCCAACTGCATCATCGACCCGAATGTGGGCAACTACTCGGATCGCATCTTCACCCGCTCCATCGTCGGCTGGCCGGGTGTCACCCATCTGGAGGGGGATGATTTCTCCGCCGTGATTGCCAAGGCACAAGCACTGGAAGGCTTCAAGCACGTTGAGCTCGAGCACTTCATCACCATCGGCTTTGCCCGCAACGCCCTGATGCAGGCCGCACCCGCGGTGATCGAGAAGGTCAAAGCCGGAGAGATCAGCCACTTCTTCCTGGTGGGTGGCTGTGACGGTGACAAGGCCGAGCGCGCCTACTTCACCGAGTTTGCCAAGGCGGCGCCGCGCGACAGCCTGCTGCTCACGCTGGGCTGCGGCAAGTACAAGTTCAACAAGCTCGACTTTGGCGACATCGGCGGCATTCCGCGTCTGCTGGACGTGGGTCAGTGCAACGATGCCTATTCCGCCATCCAGTTGGCGCTGGCACTCTCCGAGGCTTTCGAGTGCGGGGTCAACGATCTGCCGCTGACGCTGGTGCTCTCCTGGTTCGAGCAAAAAGCCATCGTCATTCTGCTCACCCTGCTCTCCCTCGGGGTGAAGGACATTCGTACCGGGCCGACCGCCCCCGCCTTCCTCACCCCGGCGCTGCTCAAGGTGCTGGAGGAGCAATTTGGCCTGAAAGGGACCACCACGGCCGAGGCTGACTTGGCCGAGATCCTGGCGGCCTGA